The following are encoded in a window of Lagenorhynchus albirostris chromosome 3, mLagAlb1.1, whole genome shotgun sequence genomic DNA:
- the EFCAB9 gene encoding EF-hand calcium-binding domain-containing protein 9 produces the protein MKLKQGSFLWYLYLDKLYCLLSVRNVKALVEYFHLLDVHRKKTLNDVLFYHFLHHVTDLKRNQITIVFNMLDWNAVGEIGFDQFYMLVCILLAQENHLGEQFIFRHSRPVFELLDLDGELKIGPSNFHMYNFLFKIKKQQLRDLYHDFDITGDCRLNYKEFKLFTIFSMNKYQESQKAVEEEKALPEKKVSQVNVSQRESLLGINHFESVNDYNC, from the exons ATGAAACTGAAGCAAGGATCGTTTCTGTGGTACCTCTATCTGGATAAACTATATTGCTTATTATCCGTGAGAAATGTGAAGGCTTTGGTGGAGTATTTTCACCTTCTTGATGTGCACCGCAAGAAAACCTTGAATG ATGTGCTCTTCTACCACTTCCTTCATCACGTGACTGACCTGAAACGGAACCAGATCACAATTGTGTTTAACATGCTGGACTGGAATGCTGTGGGCGAGATTGGTTTTGACCAGTTCTACATGCTGGTTTGCATACTGCTGGCACAGGAG AACCATTTGGGAGAGCAATTTATCTTCCGCCATTCCCGGCCTGTTTTTGAGCTGCTTGACCTGGATGGGGAGCTGAAAATTGGCCCATCCAACTTCCACATGTACAACTttctcttcaaaattaaaaaacagcaacTCAGAGACCTGTACCATGACTTTGACATCACAGGTGACTGT CGTCTTAATTACAAGGAATTTAAGCTGTTTACTATCTTCTCCATGAACAAATACCAGGAGAGTCAGAAAGCAGTGGAAGAGGAGAAAGCTCTGCCCGAAAAGAAAGTGTCACAAGTTAATGTGAGTCAAAGAGAGAGTCTTCTTGGAATAAATCATTTTGAAAGTGTAAATGATTACAATTgttaa